One window of Cohnella hashimotonis genomic DNA carries:
- a CDS encoding tripartite tricarboxylate transporter substrate binding protein — translation MKKKFRFAALGAALLLTTVLGACGNNNNNAAGGASSEAAPPSSAPASASASASSSSGGTDYPTKTIQIYVPFSAGGASDLAVRALQPKLESVLGQKVEVIDKPGGAGALSMNEVLKAKPDGYTVGFVTVGPGIITPLSSDVGYTTADFDAVGGFMDNPYALAVSASSSYKTLQELADAIKAKPNTIKIGTTGPSSPSFIGLEQFAKTQDLKLQLVPFNGGVDAVNALLGGNVDAIVNVDSEILSYVKDNKFRPLAIVTKKRSAILPDVQTSDEQNLSGLTFAPPPGGLFVPKGTPADVVAKLEDALKQATADADVKKSFDNIFIEPIFTPAADFRKAYDDALGYYQENLKKS, via the coding sequence ATGAAAAAGAAATTCCGATTCGCCGCCCTTGGCGCGGCTCTCTTGTTAACGACGGTGCTGGGCGCCTGCGGTAACAACAACAATAATGCGGCAGGCGGTGCATCGAGCGAAGCGGCACCGCCCAGCAGCGCGCCGGCTTCCGCCAGCGCAAGTGCAAGTTCTTCTTCCGGAGGCACCGACTACCCGACCAAGACCATTCAAATTTACGTACCGTTCTCCGCGGGCGGCGCGTCGGACCTGGCGGTCCGGGCGCTCCAGCCGAAGCTCGAGTCCGTGCTCGGACAGAAGGTCGAAGTCATCGACAAGCCGGGCGGCGCCGGCGCGCTCTCGATGAACGAAGTGCTCAAGGCCAAGCCTGACGGCTACACCGTGGGCTTCGTAACGGTCGGCCCCGGCATCATCACGCCGCTGTCGTCCGACGTCGGCTACACGACAGCCGACTTCGACGCGGTAGGCGGTTTCATGGACAACCCGTACGCGCTCGCCGTATCGGCGTCCAGCTCCTATAAGACGCTGCAGGAGCTGGCCGATGCGATCAAGGCCAAGCCGAACACGATCAAGATCGGCACGACCGGCCCGTCTTCGCCGTCCTTCATCGGCCTCGAGCAGTTCGCCAAGACGCAGGACCTCAAGCTCCAGCTCGTGCCGTTCAACGGCGGCGTCGACGCGGTCAACGCGCTGCTCGGCGGCAACGTGGACGCGATCGTCAACGTCGACTCGGAAATTCTGTCGTACGTGAAGGACAACAAGTTCCGTCCGCTCGCCATCGTGACCAAGAAGCGCTCCGCGATTCTGCCGGACGTGCAAACGTCGGACGAGCAGAACCTCAGCGGCCTCACGTTCGCGCCGCCTCCGGGCGGGCTGTTCGTACCGAAGGGCACGCCGGCCGACGTCGTCGCCAAGCTCGAGGACGCCCTCAAGCAAGCGACCGCCGACGCCGACGTGAAGAAGAGCTTCGACAACATTTTCATCGAGCCGATCTTCACGCCGGCCGCCGACTTCCGCAAAGCCTACGACGACGCGCTAGGCTATTACCAGGAAAATCTGAAGAAGTCCTGA
- a CDS encoding DUF4838 domain-containing protein: protein MNERYLPGTIRILADEGSFASVRAAAGADREIDWGDPTSPDAAACTACFAALELAGHLALAGENDERKITLIGHRELRAHGSEEAEAAASPRESESSDPAALDAKPLSVWVGEPPDGTAAAGAWKAWLLKNKAAWDGLSDEGYAVITNELDGSVSWIVSGKSRSGVLYGAYALLEALGFRWFGLGRQGMHVPAAKALAPRHIELLDAPRFETRGVYSEHIDDGNSELLDWLGRSRINFASLDRIRDPSALKKRGIRICMGGHNILNRFLNPHADYPYAHSLLGGEDRPRDPYPVSEALDRGCAAELRAAGRTATYADAHPDWYGLVNGRRSFDVGQGDREGYGDNFCTTHPDAVSELCMRLTDDLIGGQWRHADVLNFWMLDNGTWCQCPRCVETGNLSYRMILLVHTLRGHLDRAAAEGRLKRRIEIIFPIYHETLPAPDRALPAEFDYGSCFPTFFPIERCFLHALDDAACTETNQELMANFLPWTTEKDRHYKGNIFVGEYYNVGSFAGCPIPFLSIMKHDIPFYYRSGVRHFHYMHLTDRHWGTLSLTNYQLYRMLWNPGLDADGLTEEYYRLRYGASAVLARAFYEKLEEAMRNSKYLKHYQYSQGIRHSLTGYLREEADELFPLAHMQYDHRASGGNAGISLTDTVELLYLCRRLVDKAIDEAEEPQVAARLLEDELRFSYLEDMVQYIYGLVRIHRFRRVGDHTRARRVFERVRRYAEALERNTTAVSPSTRFDLYDNGLKASWCEKAYERYKAEYEERASLGRKGVGAERE, encoded by the coding sequence ATGAATGAACGATATCTGCCTGGAACGATCCGGATCTTAGCGGACGAAGGAAGCTTCGCGTCCGTACGGGCTGCAGCCGGCGCGGACAGGGAGATCGACTGGGGGGATCCCACATCGCCGGACGCGGCGGCCTGCACCGCGTGCTTTGCGGCGTTGGAGTTGGCCGGGCATCTCGCGCTGGCAGGCGAGAACGATGAGCGGAAGATAACGCTGATCGGGCACCGGGAGCTGCGAGCCCACGGCTCGGAGGAGGCTGAAGCGGCAGCTTCGCCGCGCGAGTCGGAGTCATCGGACCCTGCGGCGCTTGATGCGAAGCCATTGTCCGTATGGGTCGGCGAGCCGCCGGACGGAACCGCTGCCGCTGGAGCATGGAAGGCTTGGCTGCTCAAGAATAAGGCGGCTTGGGATGGGCTCTCCGATGAAGGCTATGCCGTGATCACGAATGAGTTGGACGGCAGCGTGAGCTGGATCGTATCCGGCAAAAGTCGGAGCGGGGTGCTCTACGGCGCGTATGCTTTGCTGGAGGCGCTCGGCTTCCGCTGGTTCGGGCTCGGGCGCCAGGGCATGCACGTTCCGGCTGCGAAGGCGCTTGCGCCGCGGCACATCGAGCTGCTGGATGCGCCGCGATTCGAGACGCGCGGCGTATACAGCGAGCATATCGACGACGGAAATTCCGAGCTGCTCGACTGGCTGGGCCGCAGTCGTATTAATTTTGCATCCCTTGACCGGATTCGCGACCCCTCTGCGCTCAAAAAGAGGGGTATTCGCATTTGCATGGGCGGCCATAACATTTTGAACCGCTTCCTGAATCCCCATGCGGATTACCCGTACGCGCATTCGCTGCTGGGCGGCGAGGACCGGCCGCGGGATCCGTACCCGGTCAGCGAAGCGCTGGATCGCGGATGCGCAGCGGAGCTGCGGGCAGCCGGCCGAACGGCGACGTATGCGGACGCGCATCCGGATTGGTACGGCCTCGTGAACGGCCGCCGCAGCTTCGATGTCGGTCAGGGCGACCGCGAGGGCTATGGCGATAACTTTTGCACGACGCACCCTGATGCTGTGAGCGAGCTGTGCATGCGGTTGACCGACGACCTGATCGGCGGACAATGGCGGCATGCGGACGTCCTTAACTTCTGGATGCTGGACAACGGCACCTGGTGCCAGTGCCCGCGCTGCGTGGAGACGGGGAACCTGTCATACCGGATGATCCTGCTCGTCCACACGTTAAGGGGCCATCTGGACCGGGCGGCGGCCGAAGGCCGTCTGAAGCGCCGAATTGAGATCATCTTCCCGATCTACCACGAGACGCTCCCGGCGCCGGACCGCGCGCTGCCGGCGGAATTCGATTACGGCAGCTGCTTCCCGACCTTTTTTCCGATCGAACGCTGCTTTCTGCACGCGCTCGACGATGCGGCTTGCACAGAGACGAACCAAGAACTTATGGCTAATTTCCTCCCCTGGACGACGGAGAAGGATCGGCACTACAAGGGCAATATCTTTGTCGGCGAGTATTATAACGTCGGGTCCTTCGCCGGCTGCCCCATCCCTTTCTTGTCGATCATGAAGCACGATATTCCCTTTTACTATCGATCCGGCGTGCGGCATTTCCACTATATGCACCTCACGGACCGACATTGGGGCACGCTCTCGCTCACGAATTACCAGCTCTACCGCATGCTATGGAACCCGGGGCTGGACGCGGATGGGCTCACGGAGGAATACTATCGTCTCCGCTACGGCGCATCGGCTGTTCTGGCTCGAGCGTTTTACGAAAAGCTGGAGGAAGCGATGCGCAACAGCAAGTACCTCAAGCATTATCAGTACTCGCAGGGCATCCGGCACTCGCTCACCGGTTATTTGCGCGAGGAGGCGGACGAGCTCTTTCCGCTCGCCCACATGCAATACGATCACCGCGCCTCCGGCGGCAACGCCGGCATTAGCCTGACCGATACCGTCGAGCTGCTGTACCTTTGCCGCCGCCTCGTCGACAAGGCCATCGATGAAGCGGAGGAGCCGCAGGTCGCCGCGCGGCTGCTCGAGGACGAGCTGCGCTTCTCGTACCTGGAGGACATGGTGCAGTACATCTACGGGCTTGTGCGCATACACCGGTTCCGCCGGGTCGGAGATCATACGCGGGCACGCAGGGTCTTCGAGCGGGTCCGCCGCTACGCGGAGGCGCTGGAGCGCAACACGACGGCCGTCTCGCCGAGTACGCGCTTCGATCTGTACGACAACGGGCTGAAGGCCAGTTGGTGCGAGAAGGCTTATGAGCGATATAAGGCGGAGTATGAAGAAAGGGCGTCACTCGGCCGTAAAGGCGTAGGAGCCGAGCGTGAATGA
- a CDS encoding helix-turn-helix transcriptional regulator → MKRFATDSMFYRLFGSFLLVILLLVVFIGVAFVFFLDTIKDEITKNSRLNLNATVRNYEEHFEQIRSLGLSLLFNDQVSLLSKDPELRMDTAVAVRDQLSSSIGSPSLYVSNLILYMKTNGYAIEKDSAANAKQLFGKLFYSKDYPLSFWQSEMGKKSSFAVYPATTYWQDSLGTASDRGSYIPILIKRVNDSSTAVLAFMNVAQAYRDFSLADQSQPFGIVDAGGRILYASSSLSLPEGLLAKHDRAGYALVDGRYYFYQKGGQSGFTYVSVIPNERVNEQLLRLTALLAVLLAIAVLIGIGVSAWISRRLNAPVRHLADWIGSVKGGPPSSSIREFRLIGDKLSSIQQDMNRKNSLLNLYAYADRMKMIDRLSEHFQPLDKPYRLVLFHLAPADLASAKREGGLAQATGLFRDYIGGRLASSYPDAVTLQLEQDEILTVLYAEEGEVPALEPLLQDILNALASDSRAPLITTAVSSVYDAVDDISRAYAQVSELALQRRLGAEPQLITERREPPQAFAFSHQEDKEFDLNLVEGNEEVVLPMLGRALARLQRKGAYAYQYEAFARELVNRIMKMLFTHHIDPGKLSGIASPYEEAKVCHTFEQYAELLESLLARGCQLVREKKSENDPITSFVMKYIEDHYAEDISLDMMADRLNITRGYLSTYFKEKSGTNFVDYVMTYRMDKAKEILSRTDLKIQEVGQLVGYANVSTFIRVFKKQTGTTPGDYKKLNAG, encoded by the coding sequence GTGAAAAGATTTGCGACGGACTCCATGTTCTACCGTTTGTTCGGCAGCTTTCTCCTCGTGATTTTATTGCTGGTCGTTTTCATCGGCGTCGCCTTTGTCTTCTTCCTGGATACGATCAAGGATGAAATTACGAAAAACAGCCGGCTGAATCTGAACGCGACCGTGCGCAATTACGAAGAGCACTTCGAGCAGATCCGAAGCCTTGGCCTCTCGCTGCTGTTCAACGACCAAGTATCGCTCCTGTCGAAGGATCCCGAGCTGCGCATGGATACGGCCGTGGCGGTCCGCGATCAGCTGTCTTCGAGCATCGGGAGCCCGTCCCTGTACGTGAGCAATCTCATCCTGTATATGAAGACGAACGGCTACGCGATCGAGAAGGACAGCGCGGCGAATGCCAAGCAGCTGTTCGGCAAGCTGTTCTACAGCAAGGATTATCCGTTGTCGTTCTGGCAGTCGGAGATGGGGAAAAAGTCAAGCTTCGCCGTCTATCCCGCCACGACGTACTGGCAGGACTCGCTCGGCACAGCGTCCGACAGAGGCAGCTATATCCCCATTCTCATCAAACGGGTGAACGATAGCTCCACTGCCGTTCTGGCGTTTATGAACGTTGCGCAAGCCTATCGGGACTTCTCGCTGGCTGATCAGAGTCAGCCGTTCGGAATCGTCGATGCCGGGGGCCGGATTCTGTACGCGTCGTCGTCGCTGTCCTTGCCGGAAGGGCTGCTCGCGAAGCATGATCGGGCGGGGTATGCGCTGGTGGACGGGCGGTATTATTTCTATCAAAAGGGCGGACAGTCCGGATTCACGTACGTCAGCGTCATTCCGAACGAGCGCGTGAACGAACAGCTGCTGCGCTTGACCGCCTTGCTTGCGGTGCTGCTCGCCATCGCGGTGCTGATCGGGATCGGCGTATCCGCCTGGATTAGCCGCAGGCTGAATGCGCCCGTCCGGCATCTCGCGGACTGGATCGGTTCGGTCAAGGGCGGGCCGCCCAGCAGCAGCATCCGCGAGTTCCGCTTGATCGGCGACAAGCTCAGCAGCATCCAACAGGATATGAACCGCAAGAATTCGCTGTTGAACCTGTACGCTTATGCCGACCGGATGAAGATGATCGACCGGCTGTCCGAGCATTTCCAGCCGCTGGACAAGCCGTATCGGCTGGTACTCTTTCACCTGGCGCCGGCAGACCTCGCTTCGGCGAAAAGAGAGGGCGGATTGGCGCAGGCGACCGGATTGTTCCGCGATTATATCGGCGGAAGGCTGGCTTCGTCGTATCCGGATGCCGTTACGCTGCAGCTGGAGCAGGACGAGATTCTGACCGTGCTGTACGCGGAGGAAGGGGAGGTGCCCGCACTGGAGCCGCTATTGCAGGATATCCTGAACGCGCTGGCTTCCGATAGCCGGGCACCCCTGATCACGACGGCTGTCAGTTCGGTTTACGACGCGGTCGACGATATCAGCCGGGCGTACGCGCAGGTCTCCGAGCTGGCCTTGCAGCGAAGGCTAGGCGCGGAGCCGCAGCTGATTACGGAGCGGCGGGAGCCGCCGCAGGCTTTTGCGTTCAGCCACCAGGAGGATAAGGAGTTCGATCTCAATCTCGTCGAAGGCAACGAGGAGGTCGTCCTGCCGATGCTCGGCCGCGCGCTGGCCCGGCTGCAGCGGAAGGGCGCCTATGCCTATCAGTACGAGGCGTTTGCCAGGGAACTGGTGAACCGGATCATGAAGATGCTGTTCACGCATCATATCGACCCGGGCAAGCTGTCCGGCATCGCCTCTCCTTACGAAGAGGCGAAGGTTTGCCATACGTTCGAACAGTACGCGGAGCTGCTCGAATCGCTGTTGGCGAGAGGGTGTCAGCTGGTGCGGGAAAAGAAGTCGGAGAACGACCCGATCACGAGCTTCGTCATGAAGTATATCGAGGATCACTATGCCGAGGATATCTCGCTCGACATGATGGCGGACCGGCTGAACATCACGCGGGGTTACCTGTCGACTTACTTCAAAGAGAAGAGCGGCACCAACTTTGTCGACTATGTCATGACTTACCGGATGGACAAGGCGAAGGAGATTCTGAGCCGCACCGATCTGAAGATTCAGGAGGTCGGGCAGCTCGTCGGCTATGCGAATGTTAGCACCTTCATCCGCGTCTTCAAAAAGCAGACCGGCACGACGCCAGGAGATTACAAGAAGTTGAACGCGGGCTGA
- a CDS encoding ABC transporter permease has translation MALLESELKARSLTLNRTRPKFARKFSKSWILLLMFLPCLLYYILFKYYPMLGIVISFKNYNLYKGIWESDWVGFKYYVTFFQNPDFWLLFRNTFLLGVYTLIFGFPAPIMLALLLNELKNMAFKRFVQTATYLPHFISNVIAASMITMFLSPTGGLINRMLNGLGIGTINFLTEPSWFKPIYVLSEIWQHVGWETIIYLAALSSINPALYEAASIDGAGRMRKMWSVTLPGIAPAIVILLLLNVGKILEIGFEKVYLLSNPTTYATADIFSTYVYRVGMTNGNYSYASAIDVFTGIVSLVFIVSANYISRKLSDSSLW, from the coding sequence ATGGCGCTCCTTGAATCCGAACTCAAAGCCCGCAGCTTAACGCTGAACCGGACCCGCCCCAAATTCGCAAGAAAGTTTTCGAAAAGCTGGATTTTGCTGCTGATGTTCCTGCCCTGCCTGCTGTACTACATTTTATTTAAGTACTATCCGATGCTCGGCATCGTGATCTCCTTCAAGAACTACAACCTGTACAAAGGCATCTGGGAAAGCGATTGGGTCGGCTTCAAATATTACGTCACGTTTTTTCAAAATCCCGACTTCTGGCTGCTGTTCCGCAATACGTTCCTGCTCGGCGTCTATACGCTTATCTTCGGCTTCCCTGCACCGATCATGCTGGCGCTGCTGCTGAACGAGTTGAAGAACATGGCGTTCAAGCGATTCGTACAGACGGCTACGTATCTGCCGCACTTCATCTCGAATGTCATCGCGGCCAGCATGATCACGATGTTCCTGTCCCCGACCGGGGGACTGATTAATCGCATGCTCAACGGCCTCGGCATCGGGACGATCAACTTCCTGACGGAGCCCTCGTGGTTCAAGCCCATCTACGTCCTCTCCGAGATCTGGCAGCACGTAGGCTGGGAGACGATTATCTACCTCGCCGCCCTCTCGTCGATCAATCCGGCGCTGTACGAGGCGGCCAGCATCGACGGCGCGGGACGGATGCGGAAGATGTGGAGCGTGACGCTCCCGGGCATCGCCCCCGCCATCGTCATCCTGCTGCTGCTGAACGTAGGGAAAATTCTCGAGATCGGCTTCGAAAAGGTATATCTGCTATCCAACCCTACCACGTACGCGACTGCGGACATCTTCAGCACCTACGTGTACCGGGTCGGGATGACGAACGGCAATTACAGCTACGCATCGGCCATCGACGTATTTACCGGCATCGTCAGCCTCGTCTTTATCGTCTCGGCCAACTATATCAGCCGCAAGCTAAGCGACAGCAGCCTATGGTAG
- a CDS encoding carbohydrate ABC transporter permease: MNLRKWSISSVVIGVCLILIVATMLYPFLYMTSVSLSKSIYVLRGEVTWLPKALDFSAYKAVLKDPRIGQSYLNTFIYVSLGTLVSLVITALGGYALSRKDMMFHKGWTLIIIFTMFFQGGMIPTFLAVKSLGVMDSVWAMVLPGAVSTWNLLVMRTFFAGFPGELVEAGRIDGLNDFGIFVRIVVPLSKAVFATIGLFYAVGIWNNFTTPLLYLRNPDLFPLQVVLQNIVLAGNTNGESMSVGADSMIVDESLKYATIMVSTIPIMILYPMLQKYFVKGAMIGSVKG; encoded by the coding sequence ATGAACCTGCGCAAATGGTCCATATCATCCGTCGTCATCGGGGTCTGCCTGATTCTGATTGTCGCAACCATGCTGTATCCGTTCCTTTATATGACGTCCGTGTCCCTGAGCAAGAGCATCTACGTCCTGCGGGGCGAAGTCACCTGGCTGCCCAAGGCGCTCGACTTCAGCGCGTACAAAGCGGTGTTGAAGGACCCCCGCATCGGCCAGTCCTACCTCAACACATTTATCTATGTGTCGCTGGGCACGCTCGTCTCGCTGGTCATAACGGCCCTCGGCGGGTACGCGCTCTCCCGCAAGGACATGATGTTCCACAAAGGATGGACGTTGATCATCATCTTCACGATGTTCTTCCAGGGCGGGATGATCCCGACATTCCTGGCGGTCAAATCGCTCGGTGTCATGGACAGCGTCTGGGCGATGGTGCTCCCGGGCGCGGTCAGCACCTGGAACCTGCTCGTCATGCGCACCTTCTTCGCCGGCTTCCCCGGCGAGCTCGTGGAGGCGGGACGCATCGACGGCCTGAACGACTTCGGAATTTTCGTCCGCATCGTCGTACCCCTGTCCAAGGCCGTCTTTGCCACCATCGGGTTGTTCTACGCGGTCGGGATCTGGAACAACTTCACCACCCCGCTTCTGTATTTGCGCAATCCCGATTTGTTCCCGCTGCAGGTCGTGCTGCAAAACATCGTGCTGGCCGGCAATACGAACGGCGAGTCGATGAGCGTAGGCGCCGATTCGATGATCGTCGACGAATCGCTCAAGTACGCCACCATCATGGTGTCCACGATCCCGATCATGATCCTGTATCCGATGCTGCAAAAGTACTTCGTCAAAGGCGCGATGATCGGCTCCGTCAAGGGATGA
- a CDS encoding extracellular solute-binding protein, with translation MKKWPMMMLSLTLTAAVVSGCTGSKDNGSAVQTQSGASAAASGADEANSPAGKTFSMLVESNASWPYDKSWPVWQYLKDATGATLDVQTPAGKLAETVQLNVASGSLTDITMLLSLTDANKYGQQGAFVNILDYVDRMPNFKAWTEQYPDALRANMSPDGKLYMFPNDGFGETNRMSWMYREDIFKANNLTPPATYDALYDVLKQLKAKYPDSYPLSFRMGKTLNSNLTKILGPNFGTSDTFYYDDATKEVGYGPTEVGYKTMVEYLNKFTKEGLIPPNWLTVDTKQWQDLMSTNKAFITFDYLSRIDFFNQPLRADNPDFTLAFMAPPAGPGGRQLNPYTSFLQSGMAVSSQSKQIEAIMKYVDFFYSEEGRDLASWGKEGETYTTENGVKKMNPEYTDIADFRKKTGLSTHGTYTWIDFDAHLALASDELKAAYEQAKPYDAPFTIIPSFTNEEQDVLSTVGAAVDKHREENIAKFIMGSRPLTEWDQYVAEAQKLGLDKVKAIYKTAFERAASYQ, from the coding sequence ATGAAAAAATGGCCCATGATGATGCTCAGCCTGACCCTGACCGCCGCCGTCGTATCCGGTTGCACAGGAAGCAAAGACAACGGCTCCGCCGTCCAAACGCAGAGCGGAGCATCCGCGGCCGCCTCGGGCGCGGACGAAGCGAATTCCCCCGCCGGCAAGACCTTTTCGATGCTCGTTGAATCGAACGCAAGCTGGCCCTACGATAAATCGTGGCCGGTTTGGCAATATCTGAAGGATGCGACCGGCGCGACCCTCGACGTCCAGACGCCGGCGGGCAAGCTCGCCGAAACGGTGCAGCTGAACGTCGCCTCCGGCTCGTTGACGGACATTACGATGCTGCTGAGCCTCACAGACGCCAATAAATACGGCCAGCAAGGCGCATTCGTCAACATTCTGGACTATGTCGACCGGATGCCTAATTTCAAGGCATGGACGGAGCAGTATCCGGACGCGCTTCGCGCCAACATGTCTCCCGACGGCAAGCTGTACATGTTCCCGAACGACGGCTTTGGAGAGACGAACCGCATGAGCTGGATGTATCGCGAGGATATTTTCAAAGCCAACAATCTCACGCCGCCGGCCACATACGACGCGTTGTACGACGTACTCAAGCAGTTGAAGGCGAAGTATCCCGACAGCTATCCGCTGAGCTTCCGGATGGGCAAGACGCTCAATTCGAACCTGACCAAGATTCTGGGGCCTAACTTCGGCACGAGCGACACGTTCTATTATGACGACGCGACCAAGGAAGTCGGATACGGTCCGACCGAAGTCGGCTACAAGACGATGGTCGAATATCTGAACAAGTTCACCAAAGAAGGCCTGATTCCGCCGAACTGGCTGACCGTAGACACGAAGCAATGGCAGGACCTGATGTCCACCAACAAAGCCTTCATCACCTTCGACTATCTGAGCCGCATCGACTTCTTCAACCAGCCGCTGCGCGCGGACAATCCGGACTTCACGCTGGCGTTCATGGCGCCTCCGGCGGGACCTGGCGGCCGGCAGCTCAATCCGTACACTTCGTTCCTCCAGTCCGGCATGGCCGTGTCCTCCCAATCCAAGCAGATCGAGGCCATCATGAAGTACGTCGACTTCTTTTATTCGGAAGAGGGACGGGACCTGGCGAGCTGGGGCAAAGAGGGAGAGACCTACACGACCGAAAACGGCGTCAAGAAGATGAACCCGGAATATACCGACATTGCCGACTTCCGCAAAAAGACCGGTTTATCTACGCACGGCACTTATACTTGGATCGACTTCGATGCCCACCTGGCGCTTGCCTCCGACGAGTTGAAGGCCGCGTACGAGCAGGCCAAGCCTTACGACGCGCCGTTCACAATCATCCCTTCGTTTACGAACGAAGAGCAGGACGTGCTGTCCACGGTCGGCGCCGCGGTCGATAAGCATCGGGAAGAAAATATCGCCAAATTCATTATGGGCTCGCGCCCGTTGACGGAATGGGACCAATACGTGGCCGAAGCGCAGAAGCTGGGCCTCGACAAGGTCAAAGCGATCTACAAGACCGCCTTCGAGCGCGCAGCCAGCTATCAATAG
- a CDS encoding Gfo/Idh/MocA family protein, giving the protein MNDTRETRALRTAVIGGGAIGLRHLEALAQVEELEACAVVELNEAQRHALAAQFGIRAYASMETMLEAERPALAIVALPHHLHVSAALLCIEYGCHLLLEKPMANTVADCDRIIEAAERRGVQIMVGHTQHYLPENRAAKSWLAGGELGQLVMAHDIRHVNYFREDRPAWFFDREAAGGGIMMNLGAHSIDKLQWLTDSRVLRVKAALTYLGGRGNVEGSGMLMLALSGGFSATIVQSGYAGAARSETELIFAGGMLRIVAGEGVYVSRGGTYEPIEVPASEAPLVLQLRDFCRCLRTGEEPECSGAYSRSVIETLESVYRSHESGAEEAVGGGRA; this is encoded by the coding sequence ATGAACGATACCCGGGAAACGAGGGCGTTGAGGACGGCCGTCATCGGCGGAGGCGCGATCGGCCTTCGCCATCTGGAGGCGCTCGCCCAAGTCGAGGAGCTGGAAGCCTGTGCGGTCGTGGAGCTGAACGAGGCGCAGCGCCACGCGCTAGCCGCGCAATTCGGCATCCGCGCCTATGCGAGCATGGAGACGATGCTGGAGGCGGAGCGGCCGGCGCTGGCGATCGTCGCGCTGCCTCATCATCTGCACGTCTCGGCCGCGCTGCTCTGCATTGAATACGGCTGCCATCTCCTGCTGGAAAAGCCGATGGCCAATACGGTCGCCGACTGCGACCGCATCATCGAAGCGGCGGAACGGCGCGGCGTACAGATCATGGTCGGGCACACGCAGCATTATCTGCCGGAGAATCGGGCCGCCAAGTCTTGGCTCGCCGGCGGCGAGCTGGGCCAGCTGGTGATGGCCCACGATATCAGGCATGTGAACTACTTCCGCGAGGACCGTCCCGCCTGGTTTTTCGACCGGGAGGCGGCCGGCGGCGGCATCATGATGAATCTCGGCGCCCACTCGATCGACAAGCTGCAGTGGCTGACGGACTCGCGGGTGCTCCGAGTCAAGGCGGCCCTCACTTATCTGGGCGGACGCGGCAATGTGGAGGGCTCCGGCATGCTGATGCTGGCGCTATCCGGCGGCTTCTCCGCCACGATCGTCCAGTCCGGTTACGCCGGCGCCGCCCGGAGCGAGACCGAGCTGATCTTCGCCGGCGGGATGCTCCGCATCGTCGCAGGCGAAGGCGTATATGTCAGCCGAGGCGGCACGTACGAACCGATCGAGGTGCCGGCGTCGGAGGCGCCGCTCGTCCTGCAGCTCCGCGACTTCTGCCGGTGCCTGCGCACCGGCGAAGAGCCGGAGTGCTCTGGCGCGTATTCGCGATCGGTCATCGAGACGCTGGAGAGCGTCTATCGGTCGCATGAGAGCGGGGCTGAGGAGGCTGTAGGCGGAGGGCGCGCTTAA